From the genome of Pantoea alfalfae, one region includes:
- the fadD gene encoding long-chain-fatty-acid--CoA ligase FadD: MNKVWLKRYPADVPAEISADRYTSLVDLFEQAVKRYADQPAFLNMGQKMSYRQLEEKSRAFAAYLQHQLGLKAGDRVALMMPNLLQYPVALFGVLLAGMVVVNVNPLYTPRELKHQLNDSGASAIVIVSNFAHTLEKVVAETAVRHVILTRMGDQLAPIKATLVNFVVKYVKKLVPKYHLPGAISFRQVLEVGATLNYQRPTVSNDDLAFLQYTGGTTGVAKGAMLTHRNMQANLEQTRATYGKVLRDGKEFVVTALPLYHIFALTVNGLLFLELGGQNLLITNPRDIPGFVKELGKVPFTAITGVNTLFNALLNDEQFNKLDFSTLRLSAGGGMAVQKVVAERWEKLTGHYLLEGYGLTECSPLVSVNPYDISCHTGSIGLPVPSTDVRILDDAGNEVVPGEPGELCISGPQVMLGYWQHPEATAEVLKNGWLHSGDIVTVDQEGFIRIVDRKKDMILVSGFNVYPNEIEDVLMQHPKVREAAAIGVPSDLSGEAVKVCIVKKEASLTKEEVLDHCRRQLTGYKVPKIIEFRDELPKTNVGKILRRELRDEAKPGAN; this comes from the coding sequence TTGAATAAGGTTTGGCTGAAACGCTACCCGGCAGATGTACCTGCCGAAATAAGTGCAGATCGTTACACCTCGCTGGTGGATCTTTTTGAGCAGGCAGTAAAACGCTACGCCGATCAACCCGCATTTCTGAACATGGGTCAGAAGATGAGTTATCGTCAGCTGGAAGAGAAGAGCCGTGCCTTTGCTGCTTATCTCCAGCATCAGCTGGGCCTGAAAGCAGGTGATCGGGTGGCGCTGATGATGCCTAACTTACTGCAGTATCCGGTGGCCCTGTTTGGTGTACTGCTTGCCGGTATGGTCGTGGTCAATGTGAATCCGCTCTACACGCCGCGTGAGCTGAAGCATCAGCTCAATGACAGTGGTGCCAGCGCCATCGTTATTGTCTCAAATTTTGCGCATACCCTGGAAAAAGTGGTGGCTGAAACCGCTGTGCGGCATGTCATCCTGACCCGGATGGGCGATCAGCTGGCACCGATAAAAGCCACACTGGTTAATTTTGTCGTCAAGTATGTGAAGAAGCTGGTGCCCAAATACCATTTACCCGGCGCCATTTCGTTTCGTCAGGTGCTGGAAGTGGGTGCCACGCTCAATTATCAGCGACCGACTGTCTCGAATGACGATCTTGCCTTCCTGCAATACACCGGCGGCACCACCGGCGTGGCGAAAGGGGCAATGCTAACCCATCGCAACATGCAGGCGAATCTGGAGCAGACCCGTGCGACATACGGTAAGGTACTGCGTGACGGAAAAGAATTTGTTGTCACCGCGCTGCCGCTTTACCACATCTTCGCTTTAACCGTGAATGGCCTGCTGTTCCTGGAGCTGGGCGGTCAGAATCTGTTAATCACTAATCCCCGCGATATTCCCGGCTTCGTTAAAGAGCTGGGTAAAGTTCCGTTTACCGCGATTACCGGCGTGAACACGCTGTTTAATGCGCTGCTGAACGATGAGCAGTTCAATAAACTCGATTTTTCAACGCTGCGCCTCTCTGCGGGTGGCGGAATGGCAGTGCAGAAAGTGGTGGCTGAGCGCTGGGAAAAGCTCACCGGACACTATCTGCTGGAAGGCTACGGCCTGACCGAATGTTCGCCGCTGGTATCCGTCAATCCGTATGACATCAGCTGCCATACGGGCAGTATCGGCCTGCCGGTTCCTTCGACCGACGTACGCATTCTCGATGATGCCGGAAACGAAGTAGTGCCGGGGGAGCCGGGCGAACTCTGTATCAGTGGTCCGCAGGTGATGCTGGGCTATTGGCAGCATCCGGAAGCAACAGCGGAAGTGCTGAAAAATGGCTGGCTCCACAGCGGTGATATTGTTACCGTTGACCAGGAAGGGTTCATTCGCATCGTTGACCGCAAAAAAGATATGATTCTGGTCTCCGGTTTTAATGTCTATCCGAATGAGATCGAAGATGTACTGATGCAGCACCCGAAAGTGCGTGAAGCCGCGGCAATTGGCGTGCCCAGCGACCTGTCAGGCGAAGCAGTAAAAGTCTGCATCGTGAAAAAAGAGGCGTCGCTGACCAAAGAAGAGGTGCTCGATCACTGTCGCCGCCAGCTGACCGGTTACAAGGTGCCAAAAATCATTGAGTTTCGTGATGAGTTACCGAAAACCAACGTCGGAAAGATCCTGCGACGTGAGCTGCGCGACGAGGCCAAGCCCGGCGCGAACTGA
- the rnd gene encoding ribonuclease D, translated as MNYSLIDQDEQLADVCQKARQHTAVALDTEFVRTRTYYPQLGLIQLFDDHQLVLIDPLNIRDWSPFIALLTDTRVTKFLHAGGEDLEVFLHRFGVLPTPMIDTQILAAFSGQPLSWGFASMVAHFTQVELDKSESRTDWLARPLTQRQCEYAAADVHYLLPIARQLMINTEEAGNMAAALSECDNLCQRRLDSVAPDEAWRDITNAWQLRPRQLAALQRLAAWRLKLAREKDMAVNFVVREEHLWKVARFMPGSLGELDHLGLSGHEIRFHGKTLVALVAEAEALDENELPAPLGNLIDHPHYKQVFKAMKALVQQVSEQSGFSQELLASRRQINQVLSQHWGLKPQGRQPELLTGWRGELLKPGIEEILAGC; from the coding sequence GTGAATTATTCCCTTATCGACCAGGATGAACAACTGGCTGACGTGTGTCAGAAAGCCCGCCAGCATACAGCGGTGGCACTGGACACCGAATTTGTCCGCACCCGCACCTACTACCCTCAGCTTGGCCTGATCCAGCTGTTCGACGATCACCAGCTGGTGCTGATTGACCCGCTGAATATCCGTGACTGGTCACCCTTTATTGCGCTGCTGACCGACACCCGCGTGACTAAATTTCTGCATGCCGGAGGGGAAGATCTGGAAGTCTTCCTGCACCGTTTCGGCGTGCTGCCGACGCCTATGATTGACACTCAGATTCTGGCAGCCTTCTCCGGCCAGCCACTTTCCTGGGGCTTTGCTTCCATGGTGGCGCATTTTACCCAGGTCGAGCTGGATAAAAGTGAATCCCGTACCGACTGGCTGGCGCGCCCTCTGACCCAGCGTCAGTGCGAGTATGCGGCGGCGGACGTTCACTATCTGCTGCCGATTGCCCGTCAGTTGATGATCAACACGGAAGAGGCTGGCAACATGGCGGCGGCACTCAGTGAGTGCGATAACCTCTGTCAGCGCCGTCTCGACAGCGTGGCACCGGATGAAGCCTGGCGGGATATCACCAATGCCTGGCAACTGCGTCCGCGTCAGCTGGCGGCACTGCAGCGGCTGGCGGCCTGGCGTCTGAAACTGGCGCGTGAAAAAGATATGGCGGTGAATTTTGTGGTGCGCGAAGAGCATCTGTGGAAAGTGGCGCGCTTTATGCCTGGCTCTCTGGGGGAGCTGGATCATCTGGGGCTGTCAGGCCACGAAATCCGTTTCCACGGCAAAACGCTGGTGGCGCTGGTGGCCGAAGCGGAGGCGCTTGACGAGAATGAACTGCCGGCACCGCTGGGCAATCTGATCGACCATCCGCACTATAAGCAGGTGTTTAAGGCGATGAAGGCGCTGGTGCAGCAGGTCAGTGAGCAGAGCGGATTCAGTCAGGAGTTACTGGCGTCACGACGTCAGATTAATCAGGTATTAAGCCAGCACTGGGGCCTGAAGCCACAGGGACGTCAGCCGGAATTACTCACCGGATGGCGGGGCGAACTGCTGAAACCCGGCATTGAGGAGATTCTTGCGGGTTGTTAA
- the dsbB gene encoding disulfide bond formation protein DsbB, whose product MLRYLNQCSRGRGAWLLLALTALTLELTALFFQHVMGLKPCVMCIYERNALFGVLGAGLVGAIAPKSPLRLGALALWIYSAWEGLRLSYEHTMIQLHPNPFTTCDFAARFPSGLPLDKWLPSVFLASGDCAERSWTFLTLSMPQWMIGVFAGYLLVAVLVLIAQPFKPKRRDLFSR is encoded by the coding sequence ATGTTGCGATATCTGAATCAATGTTCTCGTGGTCGGGGAGCCTGGTTATTACTGGCACTGACAGCGCTTACACTGGAATTAACGGCACTCTTCTTTCAGCACGTGATGGGACTAAAGCCCTGCGTGATGTGTATTTATGAACGTAATGCGCTGTTTGGTGTACTGGGCGCGGGTCTGGTGGGTGCGATTGCACCGAAATCACCGCTGCGTCTGGGCGCTCTGGCGTTATGGATCTACAGTGCCTGGGAGGGTCTGCGTCTCTCTTATGAACACACGATGATTCAGCTGCATCCAAACCCGTTTACTACCTGTGATTTTGCCGCCCGTTTCCCCAGCGGATTACCGCTGGATAAGTGGCTGCCGTCGGTGTTTCTGGCCAGCGGTGACTGCGCAGAACGTAGCTGGACTTTCCTGACGCTCAGCATGCCGCAGTGGATGATAGGGGTATTTGCCGGTTATCTGCTGGTCGCAGTGCTGGTACTGATTGCCCAGCCTTTCAAACCTAAGCGTCGCGATCTCTTTAGTCGCTGA
- the tsaB gene encoding tRNA (adenosine(37)-N6)-threonylcarbamoyltransferase complex dimerization subunit type 1 TsaB, with protein sequence MSARILALDTATEACSAALLNQQQIDARFEIAPRDHTQRILPLVEELLLAQQLELTELDALAFGRGPGSFTGVRIGIGIAQGLALGASLPMIAVSTLATLAEGAWRLHGATRVLTAIDARMGEVYWAEYQRDEQGVWQGEASECVLSPEAALTRMQALSGDWMTAGTGWQAYPALQQGHDLTLNTSDVTLPAAQDMLPLAMLALAQGNTLLPETAEPTYLRNEVAWKKLPGR encoded by the coding sequence ATGTCAGCCCGAATTTTAGCGCTGGATACGGCGACAGAAGCCTGTTCAGCCGCCTTGCTGAATCAGCAACAGATTGATGCCCGATTCGAGATTGCTCCGCGCGATCATACGCAGCGTATTCTGCCGCTGGTCGAGGAACTGCTGCTGGCGCAGCAATTGGAACTGACCGAACTGGACGCGCTCGCCTTTGGCCGGGGTCCTGGCAGTTTTACCGGCGTGCGGATCGGTATTGGTATTGCTCAGGGCCTGGCACTGGGCGCATCACTGCCGATGATCGCCGTTTCCACGCTGGCGACGCTGGCGGAAGGGGCCTGGCGTCTGCACGGTGCAACCCGGGTGTTAACCGCTATCGATGCGCGAATGGGCGAGGTTTACTGGGCCGAATATCAGCGTGATGAGCAGGGTGTCTGGCAGGGTGAAGCCAGCGAATGCGTGCTGTCCCCTGAGGCAGCACTCACCCGGATGCAGGCGCTCTCTGGCGACTGGATGACCGCCGGCACCGGCTGGCAGGCCTATCCTGCCCTGCAGCAGGGACACGATCTGACCCTGAACACCAGCGACGTTACTTTGCCTGCCGCACAGGATATGCTGCCACTGGCGATGCTTGCGCTGGCGCAGGGGAATACGTTGCTGCCGGAGACGGCGGAGCCGACGTATCTGCGTAATGAAGTCGCCTGGAAAAAATTACCTGGCCGGTAA
- a CDS encoding YcgN family cysteine cluster protein has protein sequence MTDTPFWQQKRLAQMSDEEWESLCDGCGQCCLNKLQDADTDEIYFTNVACNQLNIKTCQCRNYERRFDLEEDCIKLTRENLTTFNWLPRTCAYRLLGEGKGLPVWHPLRAGSKTAMHAQRISVRYIAVRESEVRDWEDHIIDRPDRNG, from the coding sequence ATGACTGACACCCCTTTCTGGCAACAAAAACGCCTGGCACAAATGAGCGATGAGGAATGGGAATCCTTATGTGATGGTTGTGGCCAGTGTTGCCTTAACAAGTTGCAGGACGCTGACACGGATGAGATTTACTTCACCAACGTCGCCTGCAATCAGCTCAATATTAAAACCTGCCAGTGCCGTAACTATGAACGCCGCTTCGATTTAGAAGAGGATTGCATCAAGCTTACGCGCGAAAATCTGACTACCTTCAACTGGCTGCCGCGCACCTGCGCCTACCGGTTGCTGGGCGAGGGCAAAGGATTGCCGGTCTGGCATCCGCTGCGGGCTGGTTCGAAAACCGCGATGCATGCGCAGCGAATTTCGGTGCGTTATATTGCAGTGCGGGAGAGTGAAGTGCGGGACTGGGAAGATCACATTATTGATCGTCCCGATCGCAACGGCTAA
- a CDS encoding Slp family lipoprotein translates to MSSMCGKGLSGLLLTCVLALTGCVSIPDTLQGSSPQPQQDLLRVMSDPSLFVGQESRFGGKVVNVTNLNGKTRLEIAAQPLDESARPRLGAASVGRIYADIHGFVDPVDVRNQYVTVLGTLKGTEQGKIGEADYKFVVIDVRGYQRWRIAQQVTAPPQPMDPWIWYGPTRHRGGYWGPNPYWGMVNTGPSEVQTILTE, encoded by the coding sequence ATGTCGTCAATGTGTGGTAAAGGGCTTTCAGGTCTGCTGCTGACCTGTGTGCTGGCGTTAACCGGTTGTGTCTCCATTCCTGACACACTGCAGGGCAGCTCACCTCAGCCACAGCAGGATCTGTTGCGGGTGATGAGCGATCCTTCGCTCTTTGTCGGGCAGGAATCGCGCTTTGGCGGCAAGGTAGTGAATGTCACTAACCTGAACGGCAAAACCCGGCTTGAGATTGCGGCACAACCGCTGGATGAGAGCGCCAGACCGCGTCTGGGGGCAGCCTCGGTTGGCCGGATTTATGCAGACATTCACGGCTTTGTTGATCCGGTGGATGTCAGAAACCAGTACGTTACCGTGCTGGGTACGCTGAAGGGCACGGAGCAGGGTAAAATTGGTGAGGCCGATTACAAATTTGTGGTCATTGATGTGCGCGGTTATCAGCGCTGGCGCATTGCCCAGCAGGTAACCGCACCGCCACAGCCAATGGATCCCTGGATCTGGTATGGTCCGACCCGTCATCGCGGCGGATACTGGGGACCTAATCCCTACTGGGGAATGGTCAACACCGGACCCTCAGAGGTGCAGACCATCCTGACCGAATAA
- a CDS encoding YcgL domain-containing protein, producing the protein MFCVIYRSPLRDQTYLYVEKKDDFSRVPEELLKGFGKPQLAMVLKLADRDRLANADINKVKQGLSEQGYYLQLPPPIESLLKIHLEADKKV; encoded by the coding sequence ATGTTTTGTGTGATCTACAGAAGCCCGTTACGTGACCAGACTTATCTCTATGTTGAAAAAAAGGACGATTTTTCGCGCGTTCCGGAAGAATTGCTGAAAGGATTTGGCAAGCCGCAACTGGCGATGGTGCTGAAGCTGGCGGACCGCGACAGGCTGGCTAACGCAGATATCAATAAAGTTAAGCAGGGATTGAGCGAGCAGGGTTATTATTTACAGCTTCCACCGCCGATTGAAAGTCTGCTAAAAATTCATTTAGAGGCCGATAAAAAAGTTTAA
- the minE gene encoding cell division topological specificity factor MinE, translated as MALLDFFLSRKKNTANIAKERLQIIVAERRRGDSEPHYLPQLKRDILEVICRYVKIDPEMVTVQLDQKGDDISILELNVTLPETDEVTK; from the coding sequence ATGGCATTACTTGATTTCTTTTTATCCCGGAAGAAGAACACTGCCAACATAGCCAAGGAACGGCTGCAGATTATCGTGGCAGAACGGAGAAGGGGCGACAGTGAGCCCCACTATCTTCCGCAACTTAAGCGCGACATTCTGGAAGTGATTTGCAGATATGTGAAGATCGATCCGGAAATGGTCACGGTACAGCTCGATCAGAAAGGTGATGACATCTCGATTCTGGAGCTGAACGTCACGCTGCCAGAAACGGATGAAGTGACTAAATGA
- the minD gene encoding septum site-determining protein MinD has product MARIIVVTSGKGGVGKTTSSAAIATGLAQKGKKTVVIDFDIGLRNLDLIMGCERRVVYDFVNVIQGDATLNQALIRDKRTEQLYILPASQTRDKDALTREGVEKVLNDLAAMEFDFIVCDSPAGIETGALMALYFADEAIITTNPEVSSVRDSDRILGIISSKSRRAENSQDPVKEHLLLTRYNPGRVNRGDMLSMEDVLEILRIPLVGVIPEDQSVLRASNQGEPVILDGESDAGKAYADTVERLLGEVRPFRFIEEEKKGFLKRLFGG; this is encoded by the coding sequence ATGGCACGCATTATTGTAGTTACATCCGGTAAAGGGGGCGTTGGTAAGACCACGTCAAGCGCGGCCATCGCCACCGGTTTAGCGCAGAAAGGCAAAAAGACGGTCGTTATCGACTTTGATATCGGTCTGCGTAACCTGGATTTGATCATGGGCTGTGAACGCCGTGTGGTCTACGACTTCGTTAACGTTATCCAGGGCGATGCCACGCTGAACCAGGCGCTGATTCGCGACAAACGCACTGAGCAGCTCTACATTCTGCCTGCATCGCAGACCCGCGATAAAGATGCGCTGACCCGTGAAGGTGTTGAGAAAGTCCTGAACGATCTGGCCGCAATGGAGTTTGACTTCATCGTCTGTGACTCACCGGCAGGGATTGAAACGGGCGCACTGATGGCACTTTACTTTGCGGACGAAGCAATCATCACCACTAACCCGGAAGTCTCTTCTGTCCGCGACTCCGACCGTATCCTCGGCATCATCTCATCGAAATCCCGCCGCGCTGAAAACAGTCAGGACCCGGTGAAGGAGCATCTGCTGCTGACCCGCTACAACCCTGGCCGGGTAAACCGTGGCGATATGCTGAGCATGGAAGATGTGCTGGAAATTCTGCGCATTCCTCTGGTCGGTGTGATCCCTGAAGATCAATCGGTGTTACGTGCCTCTAACCAGGGTGAGCCGGTGATTCTTGACGGCGAATCTGATGCTGGCAAAGCCTATGCCGATACCGTTGAACGGTTACTCGGTGAAGTACGCCCCTTCCGCTTTATCGAAGAAGAGAAGAAGGGTTTCCTGAAACGCCTGTTCGGGGGATAA
- a CDS encoding fumarylacetoacetate hydrolase family protein produces MYQHHNWQGALLDFPVSKVVCVGSNYAKHIKEMGSATPTEPVIFIKPETALCDLRQPLSIPDAFGEVHHEVELAVLIGATLKQASEEHVAKAIAGYGVALDLTLRDLQSGLKKAGQPWEKSKGFDNACPISGFIPVAEFSDDPQNVELKLVVNGEVRQHGNTADMIHKILPLIAHMSHYFTLRAGDVILTGTPEGVGPMRSGDKLDVSLAGHGISTRVL; encoded by the coding sequence ATGTATCAGCATCATAACTGGCAAGGCGCTCTGTTAGATTTTCCGGTCAGCAAAGTGGTTTGCGTCGGCAGTAATTATGCAAAACACATTAAAGAGATGGGCAGTGCGACCCCAACCGAGCCGGTAATCTTTATCAAACCGGAAACAGCGCTATGTGATTTGCGCCAGCCGCTCTCTATTCCCGACGCCTTTGGCGAAGTTCATCACGAAGTAGAACTGGCGGTGCTGATAGGTGCGACGCTGAAGCAGGCGAGTGAAGAACACGTGGCTAAGGCGATTGCAGGCTATGGTGTGGCGCTGGATCTGACGCTGCGTGACCTGCAGTCCGGGTTGAAAAAAGCGGGCCAGCCATGGGAAAAATCCAAAGGCTTTGATAACGCCTGTCCCATCTCCGGTTTCATCCCGGTAGCCGAATTCAGTGATGATCCACAGAATGTCGAGCTTAAGCTGGTGGTAAACGGAGAAGTGCGTCAGCACGGCAACACAGCCGATATGATTCACAAAATTCTGCCGCTGATTGCACATATGAGCCACTATTTTACGTTGCGTGCAGGCGATGTCATTCTGACCGGGACACCTGAGGGTGTGGGTCCGATGCGCTCGGGTGACAAGCTGGACGTGTCGCTGGCGGGTCACGGCATCAGCACGCGCGTACTCTAA
- the minC gene encoding septum site-determining protein MinC, with the protein MSQTPIEFKGSSFTLSVVHLHHQDPVVIRKALQDKIDQAPDFLKNAPVVLNVATLSADVNWKQLQQAILATGLRIVGVSGCKDDALKRMIARAGLPVLAEGKESRPRAETQQPAPIPEPQPVVTETAAAKTRIVNTPVRSGQQIYARDADLIITSSVSAGAELVADGNIHIYGMMRGRALAGASGDRNCQIFCTNLAAELVSIAGEYWIMDQIPQEFFGKAARLCLQDGALTIQTLN; encoded by the coding sequence ATGTCGCAAACGCCAATCGAATTCAAAGGTAGCAGTTTCACCCTGTCTGTCGTCCATTTGCATCACCAAGACCCTGTGGTGATTCGCAAGGCACTCCAGGACAAGATTGACCAGGCTCCCGATTTCCTGAAAAACGCCCCGGTGGTGCTAAACGTCGCCACATTGAGTGCCGATGTTAACTGGAAACAGCTGCAGCAGGCCATTCTTGCTACCGGTTTACGCATTGTCGGCGTAAGCGGCTGCAAAGATGATGCTTTGAAACGCATGATCGCCCGTGCAGGGCTGCCGGTACTGGCAGAAGGCAAAGAGTCCAGACCGCGCGCCGAGACACAGCAGCCGGCCCCCATTCCTGAACCACAGCCGGTTGTAACCGAGACGGCAGCAGCGAAAACCCGCATCGTGAACACGCCGGTGCGCTCAGGCCAGCAGATTTATGCGCGTGACGCCGACTTAATCATCACAAGCAGCGTCAGTGCCGGTGCCGAACTGGTCGCCGATGGCAACATTCATATTTACGGCATGATGCGCGGTCGCGCTCTGGCAGGTGCCAGCGGCGATCGCAACTGCCAGATTTTCTGTACTAACCTGGCTGCCGAGCTGGTCTCGATTGCCGGAGAGTACTGGATCATGGATCAGATCCCGCAAGAATTTTTTGGTAAAGCCGCGCGCCTGTGCCTGCAGGATGGCGCGCTGACTATCCAGACACTTAATTAG